From the Mastacembelus armatus chromosome 14, fMasArm1.2, whole genome shotgun sequence genome, one window contains:
- the slc22a21 gene encoding solute carrier family 22 member 4 isoform X2 — protein sequence MTDYETAVAFLGEWGPFQQQVFFLLCLTIIPNGFAGLSIVFIADTPPHRCLVPERVNLSDVWRNSSLPLEEESQSGALVPSKCSRYKLSDLLRFSGRRLLPGVDVNLSNVAQESCLDGWEYDRSVYISTIVSEWDLVCDDKWKKPLTTSLYFCGVLTGSFISGQLADRYGRKIVLFVTLAVQTVFTIIQVFSSSWTVFCIIFFIVGMGHISNYVSAFVLGTEILGPRVRTIFSTVGVTMFFTVGYMLLPLFAFFIRDWRMLLLGLALPGFLFVPLWWFIPESPRWLLSKGRVQEAEAIIRDAAKKNKIEAPLVIFSPLQKELQSKKRKTHNICDLLHTRNIRWISVTLWLIWNIVTIGYFALSLNTANLHGDVYFNCFLSALVEIPAYILSWAMFRWCSRRLSLFSTLFMGGIFLLFIQLIPTNLNSLAITVEMTGKFAVSTAFAIVYAYTAELYPTVLRNTALGSCSMASRIGSSIAPYFIYLRSYSVSLPYILMGSLTILSGLLSLLLPESYGMPLPDTITHMQQFPGCCKKSHYTHTEAENAAERKSSGVV from the exons ATGACCGACTATGAAACTGCAGTCGCCTTCCTCGGAGAATGGGGACCCTTTCAGCAACAggtgtttttcctcctctgtctgacCATCATCCCCAACGGTTTCGCGGGTCTGTCCATTGTGTTCATCGCCGACACGCCGCCTCACCGCTGCCTCGTTCCAGAGCGCGTCAACCTGAGCGACGTATGGAGGAACAGCAGCCTCCCGCTGGAGGAGGAGAGTCAGAGCGGCGCTTTGGTGCCCAGCAAGTGCTCCAGATACAAGCTGAGTGATCTCCTGCGTTTCTCAGGGAGGAGGCTGCTGCCCGGGGTTGATGTAAATCTGTCAAACGTGGCGCAAGAAAGCTGCTTGGACGGGTGGGAGTATGACCGCAGCGTGTACATTTCCACCATTGTATCCGAG tGGGACCTGGTGTGTGATGACAAATGGAAGAAGCCGCTGACGACGTCTCTTTACTTCTGTGGAGTTCTCACTGGCTCATTCATCTCAGGACAGCTCGCTGACAG GTATGGGAGAAAAATCGTCCTGTTTGTTACCTTGGCAGTACAGACAGTGTTCACGATAATCCAGGTCTTTTCTTCATCCTGGACTGTGTTCTGCATCATATTCTTTATTGTCGGGATGGGACATATCTCAAATTACGTTTCTGCGTTTGTGTTAG GAACCGAGATATTGGGTCCACGTGTCCGGACAATCTTCTCCACCGTAGGTGTGACTATGTTCTTCACTGTGGGCTACATGTTGCTGCCACTATTTGCATTCTTCATCAGAGACTGGAGGATGCTTCTCCTAGGCCTCGCCCTGCCTGGCTTCCTCTTTGTGCCGCTCTGGTG GTTCATCCCAGAGTCTCCTCGGTGGCTGCTCTCTAAGGGAAGAGTACAAGAGGCTGAAGCCATTATAAGAGATGCTGCTAAGAAGAACAAGATTGAGGCGCCACTGGTAATCTTTAGTCCTTTACAG AAAGAACTTCAATCTAAGAAGAGGAAGACTCACAACATCTGTGACCTGCTGCATACTAGGAACATCcgctggatctctgtcacactgTGGCTGATCTG GAACATTGTGACCATTGGATACTTCGCTCTTTCCCTGAACACTGCAAATCTTCACGGTGACGTGTACTTCAACTGCTTCTTGTCAGCGTTGGTAGAGATACCAGCCTACATTTTGTCATGGGCTATGTTTCGCTGGTGTTCGAGACGACTGAGTCTTTTCTCAACACTCTTCATGGGAGGAATTTTTCTCCTATTCATACAGCTCATCCCAACAA ACCTGAATTCTCTTGCCATAACTGTTGAGATGACAGGGAAGTTTGCGGTGTCAACAGCATTTGCCATAGTGTACGCCTACACAGCAGAACTCTATCCAACTGTGCTGAGGAATACTGCCCTTGGTTCCTGCTCCATGGCCTCCAGAATAGGCAGCAGCATTGCACCATACTTCATTTACTTAA GAAGCTACTCCGTTTCACTGCCTTACATCCTGATGGGAAGCCTTACAATTCTGTCTGGGTTGCTGAGTCTCCTGCTGCCTGAGAGCTATGGAATGCCTCTGCCTGACACAATAACTCACATGCAGCAATTTCCTGG ATGCTGTAAGAagtcacattacacacacaccgAAGCAGAGAACGCTGCTGAGAGGAAGTCTTCAGGTGTTGTTTGA
- the slc22a21 gene encoding solute carrier family 22 member 5 isoform X1 encodes MTDYETAVAFLGEWGPFQQQVFFLLCLTIIPNGFAGLSIVFIADTPPHRCLVPERVNLSDVWRNSSLPLEEESQSGALVPSKCSRYKLSDLLRFSGRRLLPGVDVNLSNVAQESCLDGWEYDRSVYISTIVSEWDLVCDDKWKKPLTTSLYFCGVLTGSFISGQLADRNRDIGSTCPDNLLHRRCDYVLHCGLHVAATICILHQRLEDASPRPRPAWLPLCAALVVGRFIPESPRWLLSKGRVQEAEAIIRDAAKKNKIEAPLVIFSPLQKELQSKKRKTHNICDLLHTRNIRWISVTLWLIWNIVTIGYFALSLNTANLHGDVYFNCFLSALVEIPAYILSWAMFRWCSRRLSLFSTLFMGGIFLLFIQLIPTNLNSLAITVEMTGKFAVSTAFAIVYAYTAELYPTVLRNTALGSCSMASRIGSSIAPYFIYLRSYSVSLPYILMGSLTILSGLLSLLLPESYGMPLPDTITHMQQFPGCCKKSHYTHTEAENAAERKSSGVV; translated from the exons ATGACCGACTATGAAACTGCAGTCGCCTTCCTCGGAGAATGGGGACCCTTTCAGCAACAggtgtttttcctcctctgtctgacCATCATCCCCAACGGTTTCGCGGGTCTGTCCATTGTGTTCATCGCCGACACGCCGCCTCACCGCTGCCTCGTTCCAGAGCGCGTCAACCTGAGCGACGTATGGAGGAACAGCAGCCTCCCGCTGGAGGAGGAGAGTCAGAGCGGCGCTTTGGTGCCCAGCAAGTGCTCCAGATACAAGCTGAGTGATCTCCTGCGTTTCTCAGGGAGGAGGCTGCTGCCCGGGGTTGATGTAAATCTGTCAAACGTGGCGCAAGAAAGCTGCTTGGACGGGTGGGAGTATGACCGCAGCGTGTACATTTCCACCATTGTATCCGAG tGGGACCTGGTGTGTGATGACAAATGGAAGAAGCCGCTGACGACGTCTCTTTACTTCTGTGGAGTTCTCACTGGCTCATTCATCTCAGGACAGCTCGCTGACAG GAACCGAGATATTGGGTCCACGTGTCCGGACAATCTTCTCCACCGTAGGTGTGACTATGTTCTTCACTGTGGGCTACATGTTGCTGCCACTATTTGCATTCTTCATCAGAGACTGGAGGATGCTTCTCCTAGGCCTCGCCCTGCCTGGCTTCCTCTTTGTGCCGCTCTGGTGGTaggtag GTTCATCCCAGAGTCTCCTCGGTGGCTGCTCTCTAAGGGAAGAGTACAAGAGGCTGAAGCCATTATAAGAGATGCTGCTAAGAAGAACAAGATTGAGGCGCCACTGGTAATCTTTAGTCCTTTACAG AAAGAACTTCAATCTAAGAAGAGGAAGACTCACAACATCTGTGACCTGCTGCATACTAGGAACATCcgctggatctctgtcacactgTGGCTGATCTG GAACATTGTGACCATTGGATACTTCGCTCTTTCCCTGAACACTGCAAATCTTCACGGTGACGTGTACTTCAACTGCTTCTTGTCAGCGTTGGTAGAGATACCAGCCTACATTTTGTCATGGGCTATGTTTCGCTGGTGTTCGAGACGACTGAGTCTTTTCTCAACACTCTTCATGGGAGGAATTTTTCTCCTATTCATACAGCTCATCCCAACAA ACCTGAATTCTCTTGCCATAACTGTTGAGATGACAGGGAAGTTTGCGGTGTCAACAGCATTTGCCATAGTGTACGCCTACACAGCAGAACTCTATCCAACTGTGCTGAGGAATACTGCCCTTGGTTCCTGCTCCATGGCCTCCAGAATAGGCAGCAGCATTGCACCATACTTCATTTACTTAA GAAGCTACTCCGTTTCACTGCCTTACATCCTGATGGGAAGCCTTACAATTCTGTCTGGGTTGCTGAGTCTCCTGCTGCCTGAGAGCTATGGAATGCCTCTGCCTGACACAATAACTCACATGCAGCAATTTCCTGG ATGCTGTAAGAagtcacattacacacacaccgAAGCAGAGAACGCTGCTGAGAGGAAGTCTTCAGGTGTTGTTTGA
- the slc22a5 gene encoding solute carrier family 22 member 4 — translation MGDYDENTAFLGQTGPYFWTTFFLLNTVFVSTGFNGLYIVFVGAAPKHHCLIPDVNLTEQWRNAIVPFMVVDGEEVRSQCSRYRLDVVRNLSAEGFIPGKDVNLTNLEQERCLDGWNYSKEIYQSNIVTEWDLVCDNQWKVPFASSTLFVGYLVGSLISGQLSDRFGRKKVVFISLGAQCVSVLLQSFSHSWRMFCVMFLFVGASQISIYISAFVLGTELLSKTMRVLFTTLGAFLFYCIGYMTLPWIAYAIRDWRTLLAVLSTTAVVYIPLWWFIPESPRWLITQGRVEEAEAIIRDAARKNKVEAPPVIFKETGQQAMPPSKKFTMLDVLKSKNIRCITLMCLILWMAINIGYFGLSLNTSNLSGNPFMNCFLSAITEVPAYIVSTWLLKKCPRRVLLSSFLVIGGGVLLLIQFIPRTLQYVAVALEMTGKFGFTMAFSIVYIYTAEIYPTVLRNIGMGLCSSAARIGSITAPYVIYLGTYNKVLPYVVMGSLTIASSVVNVFLPESLNKALPETVEQMQECQGLCSRLKKLKYVENGARDNSSIQRGDKSDAQTLTL, via the exons ATGGGAGACTATGATGAAAACACTGCATTCCTCGGACAGACTGGTCCTTATTTCTGGACCACATTCTTCCTCTTAAACACAGTTTTTGTCTCAACTGGGTTCAACGGACTTTACATTGTCTTTGTTGGAGCAGCTCCAAAACACCACTGCTTAATTCCAGATGTCAACTTGACTGAGCAATGGAGAAATGCCATTGTTCCCTTTATGGTTGTTGACGGTGAAGAGGTACGGAGCCAGTGCAGCAGATATAGGCTTGATGTGGTTAGAAACCTCTCTGCTGAAGGATTTATTCCTGGAAAGGATGTCAACCTCACTAACTTGGAACAGGAGAGATGCTTGGATGGATGGAACTACAGCAAGGAAATCTACCAATCCAACATAGTCACAGAG TGGGACCTTGTTTGTGACAACCAGTGGAAAGTTCCCTTTGCGTCCTCAACTCTTTTTGTGGGCTACCTCGTGGGATCGCTAATCTCAGGACAGCTTTCTGACAG GTTTGGGAGGAAGAAAgttgttttcatctctcttgGAGCACAGTGTGTCTCAGTCCTGCTTCAGTCCTTCTCTCATTCATGGAGGATGTTCTGTGTCATGTTCCTCTTTGTTGGAGCCTCCCAGATATCCAtctatatttctgcttttgttctaG GAACGGAGTTGCTGAGTAAGACTATGCGAGTGCTTTTCACTACTCTTGGGGCTTTCCTTTTCTATTGCATTGGGTACATGACACTACCCTGGATTGCATACGCCATCAGAGATTGGAGGACTCTGCTTGCTGTTCTGTCCACAACTGCTGTGGTCTACATCCCACTGTGGTG GTTCATTCCAGAGTCTCCTCGGTGGCTGATCACTCAAGGAAGAGTGGAGGAGGCTGAGGCCATAATCAGAGATGCTGCAAGGAAAAATAAAGTTGAAGCACCACCTgtaatttttaaagaaactggG CAACAGGCTATGCCTCCAAGCAAGAAATTTACCATGCTTGATGTTCTGAAATCCAAGAACATTAGATGCATCACACTGATGTGTCTCATTCTGTG gATGGCAATAAATATTGGGTATTTTGGTTTATCCCTGAACACCTCCAACCTCAGTGGAAATCCCTTCATGAACTGTTTTTTATCAGCTATTACTGAGGTCCCTGCCTATATTGTTTCTACTTGGCTGTTAAAAAAATGTCCAAGAAGAGTTCTTCTGTCATCGTTCCTTGTCATTGGAGGAGGAGTTCTTCTGCTCATCCAATTCATCCCTCGGA CCCTTCAGTACGTTGCTGTGGCTCTAGAGATGACTGGGAAGTTTGGTTTCACCATGGCCTTCAGCATTGTCTACATCTACACGGCTGAGATTTACCCCACTGTGCTGAGGAACATTGGCATGGGACTGTGCTCTTCTGCTGCACGCATTGGCAGCATTACAGCTCCTTATGTCATCTATTTAG GTACTTACAATAAGGTTCTACCGTATGTTGTCATGGGAAGTCTCACAATTGCCTCCTCTGTGGTCAACGTTTTCCTTCCGGAGAGCCTCAACAAAGCTCTTCCAGAAACAGTGGAGCAGATGCAAGAATGTCAAGG GTTGTGCAGTAGACTCAAAAAGCTGAAATATGTCGAAAATGGTGCAAGGGACAACTCATCTATACAACGTGGGGACAAGTCTGATGCGCAGACTCTTACTTTGTAG